The Caulobacter sp. FWC26 genome contains a region encoding:
- a CDS encoding TonB-dependent receptor codes for MGDIIVTAQKRTQRISEVPMSISAYDGATLERLGVTELDRIAQLTPGLVIQLQDRLLPGISLRGITSDDTSPAAEPRVALFQDGVPITQIASAYGEMFDVDRVEVEKGPQSTLHGRSALNGGISTFQKMPTDTLGLEVRAGLGDHGQRLAQAVANLPVNETFGLRIGALQRQRDGFLKNTQGGTYNNVDGQAYRLTARYAPTDAFNFRFSGTYDRDNTDSGGAFKSNVFLPRNQQTGAVEGDLRFWTPTHLGTFGDMAADYSQRKIVGLSGTTDLTLNERLDLTSISGYRWYKACQAGDIDGTTTNIIAYDLCNNGEQFSQELRLNIRRDGAFEGFVGASYFKASNSQQTDLGADERAMALLLSGALHRYAPNGLTNSQVNAALGSAAANYKPFHLDRRRQTADIETYDLFADGTFHLSDKLQAFVGGRLTWDDKAVSMQVTTPKSVSRLTGAALLMTLTPAGAVVRGDHSSSLATGRAGLRYQVTPTVNVYAVYGIGKRPESIDLAASGAVNILPAEKLSSAEVGIKYRLFSGALYGDASIYSFDYSNFQTFRRNGDRLEPVNAGKAKATGLETQATWRLTDSLSVFGSYAYNHARFNGGAYDGNSFRNSPDNKFALGVNAAVSTRLGELSLSPVYSWQSKIFFSDDNDRGDLQVRSRPAFSDKTVDEYQDAFGILNVRLGLTPASGPWSFAIMGENLLDKKYIVDGGNTGDSFGMPTFITGPRRTVRFEVSAHF; via the coding sequence GTGGGCGATATCATCGTCACGGCGCAGAAGCGCACCCAACGCATTTCAGAAGTGCCCATGTCGATCAGCGCCTATGACGGCGCGACGCTGGAGCGGCTAGGGGTGACGGAGCTGGACAGGATCGCCCAGCTGACGCCGGGCCTGGTCATCCAACTTCAGGATCGCCTGCTGCCGGGGATTTCGCTACGCGGCATCACCTCGGACGATACGTCGCCGGCGGCCGAGCCGCGGGTCGCCCTCTTCCAGGATGGCGTGCCGATCACGCAGATCGCTTCCGCTTATGGCGAGATGTTCGACGTCGACCGCGTTGAGGTCGAAAAGGGTCCGCAATCGACCCTGCATGGTCGCTCGGCCTTGAACGGGGGAATTTCCACCTTCCAGAAAATGCCGACCGACACGCTGGGCCTGGAGGTCCGCGCCGGGCTCGGCGACCATGGTCAGCGACTGGCGCAGGCCGTGGCCAATCTTCCCGTGAACGAGACGTTCGGCCTTCGCATCGGGGCGCTGCAGCGCCAGCGAGACGGCTTCCTGAAGAACACCCAGGGCGGAACCTACAACAACGTCGACGGCCAGGCCTATCGACTGACGGCTCGCTACGCGCCCACCGACGCCTTCAACTTCCGGTTCTCGGGAACATACGACCGCGACAACACCGACAGCGGCGGCGCCTTCAAGTCCAACGTCTTCCTTCCCCGCAACCAACAGACCGGCGCGGTCGAGGGCGACCTGCGCTTCTGGACGCCGACACACCTTGGCACGTTCGGCGACATGGCGGCGGACTACAGCCAACGCAAGATCGTGGGCCTTAGCGGAACCACCGACCTGACCCTGAACGAGCGCTTAGACCTGACGTCGATCAGCGGGTATCGCTGGTACAAGGCCTGTCAGGCGGGCGATATCGACGGTACGACCACGAACATCATCGCCTACGACCTCTGCAATAACGGGGAACAGTTCTCCCAGGAATTGCGCCTCAACATTCGACGTGACGGCGCTTTCGAAGGCTTCGTCGGCGCCAGCTATTTCAAGGCCAGCAACTCCCAGCAGACAGACCTCGGCGCCGACGAGCGCGCCATGGCGCTGCTGCTGTCGGGCGCCCTGCACCGATATGCGCCGAACGGCCTGACGAACAGCCAGGTCAACGCCGCTCTCGGTTCGGCGGCGGCCAACTACAAGCCCTTCCACCTGGATCGCCGGCGGCAGACGGCCGACATCGAGACCTACGACCTGTTCGCCGACGGAACGTTCCACCTTTCCGATAAGCTTCAGGCCTTTGTTGGCGGGCGCCTGACCTGGGACGACAAGGCGGTGTCCATGCAGGTCACGACGCCCAAAAGCGTATCGCGCCTGACCGGAGCCGCCCTGCTGATGACCCTTACGCCGGCCGGCGCCGTCGTCAGGGGCGACCATTCCTCCAGCCTGGCCACGGGACGGGCCGGGCTACGGTATCAGGTGACGCCGACCGTGAATGTCTATGCGGTCTATGGGATCGGCAAACGCCCCGAGAGCATCGACCTGGCCGCCTCCGGCGCCGTCAACATACTTCCCGCCGAGAAACTGTCGTCCGCCGAAGTGGGTATCAAATATCGCCTCTTCAGCGGCGCGCTGTATGGCGACGCGTCGATCTACAGCTTCGACTATTCCAATTTCCAGACCTTCCGACGGAATGGCGATCGTCTTGAGCCAGTGAACGCCGGCAAGGCCAAGGCGACCGGCCTAGAGACCCAGGCGACCTGGCGACTGACAGACAGCCTGTCGGTGTTCGGAAGCTACGCCTACAATCACGCGCGCTTCAACGGCGGCGCCTATGACGGCAACAGTTTCCGCAACAGCCCGGACAACAAGTTCGCGCTCGGCGTCAACGCCGCCGTTTCGACGCGCTTGGGCGAGCTATCGCTCTCCCCCGTCTACAGCTGGCAATCGAAGATCTTCTTCTCCGACGACAACGATCGCGGCGACCTTCAGGTCCGCTCTCGCCCGGCGTTTTCGGACAAGACAGTCGATGAATACCAGGACGCCTTCGGCATCCTCAACGTCCGTCTTGGCCTGACACCCGCATCCGGCCCCTGGTCGTTCGCAATCATGGGCGAGAACCTGCTGGACAAGAAATACATCGTCGACGGCGGGAACACCGGCGACTCCTTCGGCATGCCGACCTTCATCACCGGGCCCCGCCGCACCGTGCGGTTCGAAGTCAGCGCTCACTTCTGA
- a CDS encoding TetR/AcrR family transcriptional regulator, whose translation MIEAARRELAQGGLRAMSFRRLGDAVGATSGALAYHLGAKAAILNEVVTRERLRDRRWHDEWLERLDGLERVDRQALAAILEQYLDALVQGEARLTQLIWMDLTLRAPRDAEVATLVAPWLAERRGFWSRLFEGRIEDAAIWAGLAAAYVTDEGFNGLVVGDDPDYRLLRRMAIDRLASRLERDGVGLEPLFSRLVRRMDRRLGLPTGDVAADAMGPGPRREAALAACHVLVDGGAEALTHRAVAERAGLSRSAVGYYFRTAADLFKAAISGVYLIADGRGAPPTLPPGADPTLWRGQTVVRGELAVILAAARDPTLAPYVIDQRRWRGVSYVRLLRSKGYSGLDALDGQTASMIATGQTILSGVDGDDRRDPLVSWLIARHKD comes from the coding sequence TTGATCGAGGCGGCTCGACGAGAGCTCGCCCAGGGCGGCTTGCGCGCGATGAGCTTCCGCCGCCTGGGCGACGCCGTTGGGGCGACATCAGGCGCGCTGGCCTACCATCTCGGCGCCAAGGCCGCCATCCTGAACGAGGTCGTTACGCGCGAGCGGCTTCGCGATCGCCGCTGGCACGACGAATGGCTGGAACGCCTGGATGGCCTTGAGCGAGTGGATCGCCAGGCCCTGGCCGCCATCCTGGAACAATATCTCGACGCCCTGGTCCAGGGCGAGGCGCGCCTGACGCAGTTGATCTGGATGGACCTGACGCTAAGAGCGCCGCGCGACGCCGAGGTAGCGACCCTCGTTGCGCCCTGGCTGGCTGAGCGGCGGGGCTTCTGGTCCCGACTATTCGAAGGACGCATCGAGGACGCCGCCATATGGGCCGGTCTGGCCGCAGCCTATGTCACGGACGAGGGCTTTAACGGACTGGTCGTGGGGGACGATCCCGACTACCGCCTGCTGCGTCGGATGGCTATCGACCGGCTGGCCAGCCGGCTGGAGCGCGACGGCGTAGGGCTCGAACCGCTTTTCTCGCGGCTCGTGCGGCGAATGGATCGGCGCCTGGGCCTGCCGACGGGCGACGTGGCGGCGGACGCCATGGGTCCAGGCCCAAGGCGCGAAGCCGCCCTCGCCGCCTGTCATGTTCTGGTCGATGGCGGCGCAGAAGCGCTCACCCATCGGGCGGTCGCCGAGCGCGCCGGCTTGTCCCGTTCGGCCGTGGGCTATTATTTCAGGACCGCGGCGGATCTGTTCAAGGCCGCGATCAGCGGAGTTTATTTGATCGCCGATGGGCGTGGCGCTCCGCCCACCCTACCGCCCGGAGCCGATCCAACCCTATGGCGTGGTCAGACCGTAGTGCGCGGTGAATTGGCTGTGATCCTGGCCGCCGCCCGGGATCCCACGCTGGCCCCCTACGTCATCGATCAGCGTCGTTGGCGTGGCGTCAGTTATGTCCGCCTATTACGATCCAAAGGCTATTCCGGTCTCGACGCCCTCGACGGCCAGACCGCTTCGATGATCGCCACCGGACAAACAATCCTATCGGGTGTGGACGGCGACGACCGGCGCGACCCGTTGGTGAGTTGGCTGATCGCGCGCCACAAGGACTAG
- a CDS encoding 2-hydroxychromene-2-carboxylate isomerase yields MRSPAMTDNKTVDFIFDFGSPNAYLSWKLLPEIAARQGASVKLIPCLLGGIFKATGNQAPMIAFGGIKGKMDYEMLETRRFIAAHGLTAFRFNPHFPVNTLLLMRGMIAAQRMGVGETYLEAMLKGMWEDGQKLDDPEVFVTVANTAGLDGAALLAATGDPTVKAELAANTDAAVARGAFGIPTFFVGDEIFFGKERLGQVEAELAKA; encoded by the coding sequence GTGAGGAGCCCCGCCATGACCGATAACAAGACCGTCGACTTCATCTTCGACTTCGGCAGCCCCAACGCCTACCTGTCATGGAAGCTGCTGCCGGAGATCGCCGCGCGCCAGGGCGCCAGCGTGAAACTAATCCCGTGTCTCTTGGGCGGCATCTTCAAGGCCACCGGCAACCAGGCCCCGATGATCGCCTTCGGCGGGATCAAGGGGAAGATGGACTACGAGATGCTGGAGACCCGGCGCTTCATCGCCGCCCACGGTCTGACCGCCTTCCGCTTCAACCCGCACTTCCCGGTCAACACCCTGCTGCTGATGCGCGGCATGATCGCCGCCCAGCGCATGGGCGTCGGCGAGACCTATCTGGAGGCGATGCTGAAGGGCATGTGGGAAGACGGCCAGAAGCTGGACGACCCCGAGGTGTTCGTCACCGTCGCCAACACCGCCGGCCTCGACGGCGCGGCGCTGCTGGCGGCGACCGGCGATCCGACGGTGAAAGCCGAGCTTGCTGCCAACACCGACGCGGCCGTGGCGCGAGGAGCGTTCGGGATTCCGACGTTCTTCGTCGGCGACGAGATCTTCTTTGGCAAGGAGCGCCTGGGCCAGGTCGAGGCGGAGTTGGCGAAAGCGTAA
- a CDS encoding SDR family NAD(P)-dependent oxidoreductase, protein MTATKGACLVVGVGDGVGSAIAKAFAAEGYTVCMTRRPRHLDQLEALAAEIRSSGQDARAFGVDARQEADMIALVDRIEAEIGPLEVAVFNIGANVRFDLTQTTAQVFSKVWEMACFAGFLTAREAARVMTPRGQGTILFTGASASLRGKEGFSAFASAKAGLRAVAQSAARELGPKGIHVAHVVVDGAIDGVFIRSMRGEVEDLLDQDLILKPADIAANYVHLHNQPRSAWTHELDLRPWSETW, encoded by the coding sequence ATGACGGCGACCAAGGGCGCGTGCCTGGTGGTAGGCGTTGGCGACGGGGTGGGAAGCGCCATCGCCAAGGCCTTCGCGGCCGAAGGCTACACGGTCTGCATGACCCGCAGGCCCCGCCACCTCGACCAGTTGGAGGCCCTGGCGGCAGAAATCCGCTCCAGTGGCCAGGACGCCCGCGCCTTCGGCGTCGACGCCCGCCAGGAGGCCGATATGATCGCCCTGGTCGACCGCATCGAGGCCGAGATCGGCCCGCTGGAGGTCGCGGTCTTCAACATCGGCGCGAACGTGCGCTTCGACCTCACGCAAACCACCGCCCAGGTGTTCAGCAAGGTCTGGGAGATGGCCTGCTTCGCCGGGTTCCTCACGGCGCGCGAGGCGGCCCGTGTCATGACCCCGCGCGGCCAGGGCACGATCCTGTTCACCGGCGCCAGCGCCTCGCTGCGCGGCAAGGAGGGATTTAGCGCCTTCGCCTCGGCCAAGGCGGGCCTGCGGGCGGTGGCCCAGAGCGCGGCGCGGGAGCTGGGCCCCAAGGGAATCCATGTCGCCCATGTGGTGGTCGACGGCGCCATCGACGGCGTCTTCATCCGCTCGATGCGCGGCGAGGTAGAAGACCTGCTCGATCAGGACCTGATCCTCAAGCCCGCCGACATCGCGGCCAACTATGTCCATCTGCACAACCAGCCGCGCTCGGCCTGGACGCACGAGCTTGATCTGCGCCCCTGGTCCGAGACCTGGTGA
- a CDS encoding helix-turn-helix domain-containing protein, with protein MKWDDLSAQPCSISRALAVIGDRWTLMILRDCFLGIRRFELFQKRLGVSRTIVTDRLRTLVDEGVLRRVPYQDNPVRHEYRLTEKGLDLYPVVMAIAHFGDTHYAGAEGPPVLRRHKACGCDFHPVQVCSECGEPVSARQVEARAGAGFPAP; from the coding sequence ATGAAGTGGGATGACCTCTCCGCCCAGCCCTGCTCGATCTCGCGGGCTCTGGCCGTGATCGGCGATCGCTGGACGCTGATGATCCTGCGTGACTGCTTCTTAGGGATCCGGCGGTTCGAACTGTTCCAGAAGCGCCTGGGCGTCTCGCGCACCATCGTCACCGACCGCCTGCGCACCCTGGTTGACGAAGGCGTGCTACGGCGGGTTCCGTACCAGGACAATCCCGTGCGTCACGAGTATCGCCTGACCGAGAAGGGTCTCGACCTGTACCCCGTAGTGATGGCCATCGCCCATTTCGGCGACACCCACTATGCGGGCGCCGAGGGGCCGCCGGTGCTGCGCCGGCACAAGGCCTGCGGCTGCGACTTCCATCCCGTGCAGGTCTGCTCCGAATGCGGCGAACCGGTCAGCGCCCGCCAGGTCGAGGCGCGGGCGGGGGCGGGCTTTCCGGCGCCGTAA
- a CDS encoding cryptochrome/photolyase family protein gives MAGALRLVLGDQLSDNLSALADADLARDQVLMVESRVEATAWKHHKQKLVIVWSAMRQFAERLRARGFDVRYVALEDPGNTGSISGELRRALEAGAFDRVVRTACGKWGLENHLLGLELPVPMEAREDDRFLCSRAQFAAWAEGRRELRMEFFYREMRRKTGLLMDGDQPAGGRWNFDAENRRKLPPGLRPPERLRIPPNPTTRAVLEKVSRGFDDHFGDTKGFGWPTNPDEATAILDHFIADMLPSFGDWQDAMSWQRPFLWHSLISPALNIGLLDPLDICRRAEAAWREGRAPLNAVEGFIRQIIGWREFIRGIYWLKMPEYAQRNALDAQGKLPWFYWTGQTDMACVADTVRAAREHAYAHHIQRLMVTGNLAMLLGVHPDAVDDWYMVVFADAYEWVEMPNTRGMATFADGGIVGSKPYAASGAYIDRMSDYCKGCRYEVKKRLGDDACPFNALYWDFIDRHAKRLAGNGRMMMSLRTLEKMPDAEREAFRKQATALRVKMGVTG, from the coding sequence ATGGCTGGCGCCCTGCGCCTCGTGCTGGGCGATCAGTTGTCGGACAATCTGTCGGCCCTGGCGGACGCGGACCTGGCGCGCGACCAGGTGCTGATGGTCGAGAGCCGGGTGGAAGCCACCGCCTGGAAGCACCACAAACAGAAGCTGGTCATCGTCTGGTCGGCCATGCGTCAGTTCGCCGAGCGCCTGCGCGCGCGCGGCTTTGACGTGCGCTACGTGGCGCTGGAAGACCCGGGCAACACCGGCTCGATCAGCGGCGAGCTGCGGCGAGCTCTAGAGGCCGGCGCGTTCGACCGCGTGGTGCGCACCGCCTGCGGGAAGTGGGGGCTGGAAAACCACCTGCTGGGCCTTGAGCTTCCCGTGCCGATGGAGGCCCGCGAGGACGATCGGTTCCTGTGCTCGCGCGCCCAGTTCGCCGCCTGGGCCGAAGGGCGGCGCGAACTGCGGATGGAGTTCTTCTACCGCGAGATGCGCCGCAAGACGGGCCTTCTGATGGACGGCGACCAGCCGGCCGGCGGGCGCTGGAACTTCGACGCCGAGAACCGCCGTAAGCTGCCGCCAGGCCTGCGTCCGCCCGAGCGCCTACGCATCCCGCCCAACCCGACGACGCGGGCGGTGCTCGAAAAAGTCTCGCGCGGCTTCGACGACCATTTCGGCGACACCAAAGGCTTTGGCTGGCCCACCAATCCGGACGAGGCCACAGCGATCCTCGACCACTTCATCGCCGACATGCTGCCTAGCTTTGGCGACTGGCAGGACGCGATGAGCTGGCAGCGGCCGTTCCTGTGGCATTCGCTGATCTCGCCGGCCCTGAACATCGGCCTGCTGGACCCGCTGGACATCTGCCGCCGCGCCGAGGCCGCCTGGCGCGAGGGCCGCGCGCCCTTGAACGCGGTGGAGGGCTTCATCCGCCAGATCATCGGCTGGCGCGAGTTCATACGCGGGATCTACTGGCTGAAGATGCCCGAATACGCCCAGCGCAACGCCCTGGACGCGCAGGGCAAGCTGCCCTGGTTCTACTGGACCGGCCAGACCGACATGGCGTGCGTGGCCGACACCGTCCGGGCCGCCCGCGAGCACGCCTACGCCCACCACATCCAGCGGCTGATGGTGACCGGCAACCTCGCCATGCTGCTGGGCGTACATCCCGACGCGGTGGACGACTGGTACATGGTGGTGTTCGCCGACGCCTATGAGTGGGTCGAGATGCCCAACACCCGCGGCATGGCCACCTTCGCCGACGGCGGCATTGTCGGTTCCAAGCCCTACGCCGCCAGCGGGGCCTATATCGACCGCATGAGCGACTACTGCAAAGGCTGTCGCTACGAGGTGAAAAAGCGGCTGGGCGACGACGCCTGTCCGTTCAACGCCCTGTACTGGGACTTCATCGACCGTCACGCCAAGCGTCTGGCCGGCAACGGCCGGATGATGATGTCGCTGCGCACCCTGGAAAAGATGCCCGACGCCGAGCGCGAGGCGTTCCGCAAGCAGGCCACGGCGTTGCGGGTGAAGATGGGCGTGACGGGTTAA
- the chrR gene encoding cadmium/peroxide/UV radiation responsive anti-sigma factor ChrR: protein MSLRRLPSEERLLAYAAGTLSAPEAVVVATHLALRPETRVWSELGQAVGGGVLEDLEPSALGAGALDKTLALLDQPAPQEPTVRLDKTDPTLPAPLRGFELGPWRWLGPGVRVRNVLGPRDGDCRVILLKIAPGQSTPRHTHGGVELTCVIEGAYETESGVFGEGDFEEADPSVLHQPRVVSSKPCLCVAALDGEIQLPGRLGKLLAPFVKL from the coding sequence GTGAGCCTGCGTCGTCTGCCCAGTGAAGAGCGCCTGCTGGCCTACGCCGCCGGCACCCTGAGCGCGCCCGAAGCCGTGGTCGTGGCCACGCACCTGGCGCTGCGTCCCGAAACCCGCGTCTGGTCCGAGCTTGGCCAAGCGGTCGGCGGCGGCGTGCTGGAGGATCTCGAGCCGAGCGCCCTCGGCGCTGGTGCGCTCGACAAGACCCTGGCGCTGCTGGATCAGCCTGCGCCTCAGGAGCCGACTGTGCGTCTGGACAAGACCGACCCCACCCTGCCCGCCCCGCTGCGTGGCTTTGAGCTCGGTCCCTGGCGCTGGCTGGGTCCGGGCGTGCGGGTGCGCAACGTTCTGGGTCCGCGCGACGGCGACTGCCGGGTGATCCTGCTGAAGATCGCGCCGGGCCAGTCCACGCCGCGCCACACCCATGGCGGCGTCGAGCTGACCTGCGTGATCGAGGGCGCCTACGAGACCGAGAGCGGCGTGTTCGGCGAAGGCGATTTCGAGGAAGCCGATCCCAGCGTGCTGCACCAGCCACGCGTGGTCTCCAGCAAGCCGTGCCTGTGCGTGGCGGCCCTGGACGGCGAGATCCAGTTGCCAGGTCGCCTGGGCAAGCTACTCGCGCCCTTCGTCAAGCTCTAG
- a CDS encoding sigma-70 family RNA polymerase sigma factor, with protein sequence MYATGHAETRSRSGARVSAAQCDGGALITRIAQAQDRAAFAELFAHYAPRVKTLLVRSGSTPSAAEELAQEVMLAVWRKAHYFDPKRASAAAWIFTIARNLRIDSLRRGSSALYAVDLNLGAEEPAQPDAILSGMQDAQIVRSAMRTLNPDQSQAIEMAFFQEQTHSQISEALGVPLGTVKARIRFGMMKLRAFIEREAGVAP encoded by the coding sequence ATGTATGCGACAGGACATGCAGAGACCCGATCTCGGAGCGGCGCGCGCGTGAGCGCCGCGCAATGCGACGGCGGCGCGTTGATTACGCGGATCGCGCAGGCGCAGGACCGCGCCGCGTTCGCGGAGTTGTTCGCCCACTACGCCCCCCGCGTGAAGACGCTGCTGGTTCGCAGCGGCTCGACCCCGTCTGCAGCTGAGGAGTTGGCCCAGGAGGTCATGCTCGCGGTCTGGCGCAAGGCTCACTATTTCGATCCCAAACGCGCCTCGGCGGCGGCCTGGATCTTCACCATCGCCCGCAATCTGCGGATCGACAGCCTGCGGCGCGGCTCCTCGGCCCTTTACGCCGTTGACCTCAACCTCGGCGCTGAAGAGCCCGCCCAACCCGACGCCATCCTCAGCGGCATGCAGGACGCCCAGATCGTCCGCTCCGCGATGCGGACCCTCAATCCCGACCAGTCCCAAGCAATCGAAATGGCTTTCTTCCAAGAACAGACCCACAGTCAGATTTCGGAGGCGCTGGGCGTGCCCCTGGGTACGGTCAAGGCGCGTATCCGCTTTGGCATGATGAAGCTGCGCGCTTTTATCGAGCGCGAGGCGGGGGTTGCGCCGTGA
- a CDS encoding DUF6491 family protein: MRLLTAANALCAIFVAAPALAAEPKAERACFRASDVSGFNVVDDQTVDVSISPRNVYRLTLFAPSRDIDWTMQIGIEARGGSWVCAGMDATLIVPEAIGIQRYPVTKIRKLTLEEIQAKRKPR; encoded by the coding sequence ATGCGTCTTCTCACGGCTGCCAATGCGCTCTGCGCGATCTTCGTCGCCGCCCCGGCCTTAGCGGCAGAGCCCAAGGCCGAGCGTGCCTGTTTCCGCGCCTCGGACGTCAGCGGCTTCAATGTCGTCGACGACCAGACCGTGGACGTCTCGATCAGTCCCCGAAACGTCTATCGCCTGACCCTGTTCGCCCCATCCCGCGACATCGACTGGACCATGCAAATCGGGATTGAGGCCCGTGGCGGTTCCTGGGTCTGCGCCGGCATGGACGCGACGCTGATCGTCCCCGAAGCCATCGGCATCCAACGCTATCCGGTGACCAAGATCCGCAAGCTGACGCTCGAGGAGATCCAGGCCAAGCGTAAGCCACGCTGA
- the nhaA gene encoding Na+/H+ antiporter NhaA translates to MVLRTVSHRARVALVQFLKNEAAGGYVLMIAAALALIVANSPLAPTYFKALDAHFGFALGPVHLDESVLHWINDGLMALFFLLVGLEIKREVLDGQLSRPADVVLPGAAALGGVALPALIYLAFNAKHPESIAGWAIPSATDIAFALGVLALLGSRVPTSLKVFLTAIAIMDDLAAIMIIAVFYTEQLHLAALAGAGAVLVALIALNRLKVLSLWPYLLLGVVLWYFVLESGVHATLAGVALALAIPLRAGDHSPLHALEHALHKPVAFVVTPVFGFANAGLSFAGIGLAALLDPVPLGVALGLFVGKQIGVFGVSAALVKLGWARLPRGASMMQLYGVAVLCGVGFTMSLFIGALAFSDPLLIDETKIGVLAGSLASALFGMAILRLAPAKTDQT, encoded by the coding sequence ATGGTGCTGCGAACGGTCAGCCACCGCGCGCGGGTCGCGCTTGTGCAGTTTCTGAAGAACGAAGCCGCTGGCGGCTATGTACTGATGATCGCCGCCGCCCTGGCTTTGATCGTCGCCAACTCGCCCCTCGCGCCGACCTACTTCAAGGCGCTGGACGCCCACTTCGGCTTTGCGCTCGGCCCCGTGCACCTGGACGAGAGCGTCCTGCATTGGATCAACGACGGCCTGATGGCGCTGTTCTTCCTGCTGGTGGGCCTGGAGATCAAGCGCGAGGTGCTGGACGGCCAGTTGTCCCGGCCGGCCGACGTGGTGCTGCCCGGCGCGGCGGCCCTGGGCGGCGTCGCGCTGCCGGCTCTGATCTATCTGGCCTTCAACGCCAAACACCCCGAGAGCATCGCCGGCTGGGCGATCCCCTCGGCGACCGACATCGCCTTCGCCCTGGGCGTCCTGGCCCTGCTGGGATCGCGCGTGCCGACCTCGCTGAAGGTGTTCCTGACCGCCATCGCCATCATGGACGATCTGGCGGCCATCATGATCATCGCGGTGTTCTACACCGAGCAACTGCATCTGGCGGCGCTGGCCGGCGCCGGCGCGGTGCTGGTGGCGCTGATCGCGCTGAACCGGCTCAAGGTGCTGAGCTTGTGGCCGTATCTCCTGCTGGGCGTCGTGCTGTGGTACTTCGTGCTGGAGTCAGGCGTTCACGCGACGCTGGCCGGTGTCGCCCTGGCCCTGGCCATTCCCTTGCGAGCGGGCGACCACTCGCCGCTGCATGCGTTGGAGCACGCGCTGCACAAGCCGGTCGCGTTCGTGGTCACGCCCGTCTTCGGCTTCGCCAACGCCGGCCTGTCGTTCGCGGGGATCGGGCTGGCCGCCCTGCTGGATCCGGTGCCGCTGGGGGTGGCGCTGGGCTTGTTCGTCGGCAAGCAGATCGGCGTGTTCGGCGTCTCTGCGGCGCTGGTCAAGCTGGGCTGGGCGCGCCTGCCGCGCGGCGCGTCCATGATGCAGCTCTATGGGGTGGCGGTGCTGTGCGGCGTCGGCTTCACCATGAGCCTGTTCATCGGCGCCCTGGCCTTCAGCGATCCGCTCCTGATCGACGAGACCAAGATCGGCGTGCTCGCCGGCTCGCTCGCCTCGGCGCTCTTTGGCATGGCGATCCTGCGGCTAGCGCCCGCCAAGACCGACCAGACCTGA